A section of the Flavobacterium sp. CG_23.5 genome encodes:
- a CDS encoding DUF4386 domain-containing protein → MISDKKLARIAGFCYLLVIATGLFSEVFVRQALTVSTDALATAQNIKAHGMLFRWGFASDLFNFVIGLPTILIIYHIFKRVNKLLVQLALAFVIIQTAIIAVNLLNQISPLLILGNDPYLNTFQPNQLATLSLLSLKIQAQGYAIGLVFFGFYCLIIGYVLFKSNFLPKIFGILYALSGLCYLINSFTMFLSKGFENPIFLYLAIPIFIGELSFCLWLLIKGLDTSKHKIPNEI, encoded by the coding sequence ATGATTTCAGATAAAAAATTAGCTCGTATTGCAGGTTTTTGTTACTTACTAGTAATTGCAACAGGATTGTTTTCCGAAGTTTTTGTAAGGCAGGCATTAACAGTTTCTACCGATGCGTTAGCGACTGCACAAAACATAAAAGCACATGGAATGTTATTTCGTTGGGGTTTTGCTTCGGACCTTTTCAATTTTGTAATAGGTTTGCCAACGATATTAATAATTTATCATATTTTCAAGCGAGTAAATAAATTATTAGTACAACTTGCGTTAGCTTTTGTAATTATCCAAACCGCCATAATTGCTGTCAATCTGCTCAATCAAATTTCACCGCTTCTGATTTTGGGCAATGATCCGTACCTAAACACTTTTCAACCAAATCAACTTGCAACACTTTCGTTGTTGTCGTTAAAAATTCAAGCCCAAGGTTATGCTATTGGTTTGGTATTCTTTGGATTTTATTGTTTAATAATTGGTTATGTACTTTTCAAATCAAACTTTTTACCAAAAATATTTGGAATACTTTATGCACTTTCAGGTTTATGCTACTTGATAAATAGCTTTACAATGTTTCTTTCCAAAGGTTTTGAAAACCCAATTTTTCTATATCTTGCAATTCCGATTTTTATTGGTGAATTGTCTTTTTGCTTGTGGTTACTAATAAAAGGTTTAGACACTTCAAAACATAAAATACCGAATGAAATTTAA
- a CDS encoding alpha/beta hydrolase — MKKKIFKITKWLLLILLIIFIVKGCIPTKLDVPQMKQRVTTQYWNLPSGSKIAYTMIEGKGTKKTSPIIYLHGGPGGYVYTKNIEILGKLSELGYDVYLYDQIGSGLSGRLEKVKEYTANRHKKDLEEIVNLLGAKKVILIGQSWGGALAVLIAADNLDKTDKLIFTCPGAIKPVNDELEKVKSPDSLQLKEPYNPNAKAIAFALNPRYISISIWARFFGTKLASDKEADSYLTKLATVFTKGLVYDSSKAIAEEGGAGCYSNLNTSVSYGKLTDPRINLKKSKIPILVLKGQYDNINWGYTKEYLDLFTNHKLKIIPSAGHEIFVEQPEIYLNEIKIFLEN, encoded by the coding sequence ATGAAAAAAAAGATTTTTAAAATCACAAAATGGCTATTACTAATATTATTGATAATATTTATAGTAAAAGGATGCATTCCAACTAAGTTAGACGTTCCTCAAATGAAACAAAGAGTAACAACTCAATATTGGAATTTACCCTCTGGTTCAAAAATAGCATACACAATGATTGAAGGGAAAGGAACGAAAAAAACTTCCCCAATTATTTACTTACATGGTGGACCGGGTGGTTATGTTTATACAAAAAATATTGAAATTCTTGGTAAACTTTCAGAATTAGGATATGATGTCTACTTATATGACCAAATTGGTTCTGGACTCTCGGGTAGATTAGAAAAAGTAAAAGAATATACTGCAAACCGTCATAAAAAAGACCTTGAAGAAATTGTAAATCTATTGGGAGCAAAAAAAGTAATTCTTATTGGGCAATCATGGGGTGGAGCTTTGGCAGTATTAATTGCGGCAGACAACTTGGATAAAACTGATAAATTAATTTTTACTTGTCCTGGTGCAATAAAACCAGTAAACGATGAATTAGAAAAAGTAAAATCGCCAGATAGTTTACAATTAAAAGAACCTTATAACCCAAATGCAAAAGCTATTGCTTTTGCTCTTAATCCAAGATATATTTCAATTAGTATTTGGGCTCGTTTTTTCGGTACAAAATTAGCTTCTGACAAAGAAGCTGATAGTTATCTAACTAAGTTGGCAACTGTATTTACAAAAGGACTTGTTTATGATTCATCAAAAGCCATAGCGGAGGAAGGTGGTGCTGGATGTTACAGCAATTTAAACACAAGCGTAAGTTATGGTAAATTAACCGACCCAAGAATAAATCTTAAAAAATCAAAAATTCCTATTTTAGTTTTGAAAGGACAATATGACAATATAAATTGGGGCTATACCAAGGAATATCTTGACTTGTTCACGAATCACAAATTAAAAATTATTCCAAGTGCTGGTCATGAAATTTTTGTTGAACAACCTGAAATATATTTGAATGAAATAAAAATTTTTTTAGAAAATTAA
- a CDS encoding DinB family protein, producing MKKWTTELDNITEQAISKFGILSSEQLNWRPNSNTWSIAQNIDHIIVVNETYYPVLIALKEGTYKTPFISKIGFMVSFLGKTILNAVKPDRKKRMKTFPIWEPTGSEIDGAILSRFERHQSELKRQIESSKELIETGTIISSPANKNIVYKLETAFDIIISHEQRHFEQAKEIMELMQNNTIH from the coding sequence ATGAAAAAATGGACAACTGAATTGGATAATATAACTGAACAAGCAATCTCAAAATTTGGGATACTTTCAAGCGAACAGTTGAATTGGAGACCTAATTCCAATACGTGGAGTATTGCCCAAAATATTGACCATATAATAGTTGTTAATGAGACCTATTATCCCGTTTTGATCGCTTTAAAAGAAGGAACATATAAAACCCCGTTCATATCGAAAATTGGTTTTATGGTTTCATTTTTGGGAAAAACGATTCTCAATGCTGTAAAACCAGACAGAAAGAAGAGGATGAAGACATTCCCGATTTGGGAGCCAACTGGAAGCGAAATAGACGGAGCAATATTGAGCCGATTTGAAAGGCATCAAAGTGAATTGAAACGACAAATTGAATCGTCAAAAGAATTGATTGAAACGGGGACAATAATTTCATCCCCTGCAAACAAAAATATAGTTTACAAATTGGAAACCGCATTTGACATTATTATTTCGCACGAGCAAAGACATTTTGAACAAGCCAAAGAGATTATGGAACTAATGCAAAATAACACTATCCACTAA
- a CDS encoding YeiH family protein: protein MHNLLTKNLFFKRISTQEVIFLLAFVLCLSPFITPPIALLMGLIIAQFIGHPYLHLNHKATHILLQVSVVGLGFGMNVTSAMKAGKEGILFTIASIIGTLLIGFLMGKFLKIEKKTSFLISAGTAICGGSAIAAISPVIKAEEKQISVALGTIFILNSIALILFPVIGHALHLSQTQFGMWCAIAIHDTSSVVGAASKYGPHALEVAATVKLARALWIIPVAFLATVFFKNKGTKIKIPYFIGLFVLAMIANTYLPIVQKYSSYLTGLAKAGLTVTLFLIGCGLSRKVLLSVGYKPLLQGVVLWFLISAVALWAILSLL from the coding sequence ATGCATAATCTCCTCACAAAAAACCTGTTTTTCAAAAGGATTTCCACGCAAGAAGTCATTTTTCTTTTGGCATTTGTTTTGTGTTTGTCCCCGTTCATTACGCCACCCATTGCGTTATTGATGGGATTGATTATTGCACAATTTATAGGCCATCCGTATTTACATTTAAACCATAAAGCCACCCATATTTTATTACAGGTTTCCGTTGTAGGACTGGGTTTTGGGATGAATGTAACCAGCGCAATGAAAGCCGGAAAAGAAGGAATCCTTTTTACAATTGCCTCAATTATTGGCACATTACTCATTGGATTTTTAATGGGCAAGTTTTTAAAAATAGAGAAGAAAACCTCCTTTTTGATTTCGGCAGGAACAGCCATTTGTGGCGGAAGTGCCATTGCTGCTATTTCGCCGGTGATAAAAGCCGAAGAAAAACAAATTTCGGTAGCCTTAGGCACTATTTTCATCCTCAATTCAATTGCTTTAATACTGTTTCCAGTGATCGGTCACGCTTTACATTTATCTCAAACGCAATTTGGAATGTGGTGCGCCATTGCCATTCACGACACGAGTTCCGTGGTGGGAGCAGCAAGTAAATACGGTCCGCATGCCTTGGAAGTAGCCGCAACAGTAAAATTGGCAAGAGCATTATGGATTATTCCCGTGGCATTTTTAGCGACGGTATTTTTTAAAAATAAAGGCACCAAAATCAAAATCCCCTACTTCATCGGCTTGTTCGTTTTAGCCATGATTGCAAATACCTATCTTCCAATTGTACAAAAATACAGTTCGTATTTAACCGGATTAGCCAAAGCAGGATTGACGGTAACCCTATTTCTCATTGGTTGCGGGTTGTCTAGAAAAGTCTTGCTTTCCGTGGGATACAAACCCCTACTTCAAGGAGTTGTGCTTTGGTTCCTCATTTCCGCCGTCGCTTTATGGGCAATACTTTCATTACTGTAA
- a CDS encoding L-serine ammonia-lyase, which yields MEECISVFDMLKIGVGPSSSHTLGPWRAAERFLSELREENVMPFVNRVKVDLYGSLSLTGKGHATDLALMLGLSGQDPETIPVENIAGIIKSIEDKNEINLGNEIVIPFYFLQDIVFNKNFLPFHANGLTFTAYLNDDKEYSATYYSIGGGFVVKEERINAKKKIAIKCAFPFPIDNAAELLNFTITEKKKISEIVYENEKSMRSPEVIDHELMRIWHTMLECMYIGCHSEGILPGGLNVRRRAFDMHQNLIGLANYNSPQTWLEEIRKTEVKFRQILQWVSCFALAVNEVNAALGRVVTAPTNGSAGVIPAVLMYYLVIENHEAGDKEIKQFLMVAGEIGSIFKKGSTISAAMGGCQAEIGVSSSMAAAALCELMGGTPEQVLMAAEIAMEHHLGMTCDPIGGLVQIPCIERNTMGAIKAINAAELALATDPENAKVPLDKVVETMWQTAKDMNNKYKETSEGGLAIAVNMADC from the coding sequence ATGGAAGAATGTATCTCTGTTTTTGATATGCTGAAAATTGGTGTCGGACCTTCAAGTTCGCATACCCTTGGACCTTGGCGTGCAGCCGAACGCTTTTTGAGTGAATTGCGAGAGGAAAATGTAATGCCTTTTGTAAACAGAGTAAAAGTCGATTTGTACGGTTCCTTATCCTTAACCGGAAAAGGGCATGCAACTGATTTAGCGTTAATGCTGGGTCTAAGCGGACAAGATCCGGAAACTATTCCTGTTGAAAATATTGCTGGAATCATCAAATCCATCGAAGACAAAAATGAAATTAATTTAGGAAACGAAATAGTGATTCCTTTTTATTTTCTGCAAGACATTGTATTCAATAAAAACTTCCTTCCCTTCCATGCTAATGGGTTAACTTTTACCGCTTATCTCAATGATGACAAGGAATATTCAGCGACCTACTACTCCATCGGCGGTGGTTTTGTAGTCAAAGAAGAACGCATCAATGCCAAGAAAAAAATCGCCATAAAATGTGCTTTTCCGTTTCCAATTGACAATGCTGCCGAATTACTCAATTTTACCATTACAGAAAAGAAAAAGATATCGGAAATCGTTTATGAAAACGAAAAATCCATGCGTTCGCCGGAAGTGATCGACCATGAATTGATGCGCATTTGGCATACCATGTTAGAATGCATGTACATTGGTTGTCATTCAGAAGGTATTCTTCCAGGAGGATTAAACGTACGCCGAAGAGCTTTCGATATGCACCAAAACCTCATTGGTTTAGCCAATTATAATTCTCCGCAAACCTGGCTCGAAGAAATAAGAAAAACCGAAGTGAAATTTCGCCAAATCCTGCAATGGGTAAGCTGTTTTGCACTTGCAGTAAATGAAGTCAATGCGGCTTTAGGACGCGTGGTGACGGCACCAACAAACGGAAGTGCGGGCGTTATCCCAGCCGTTTTAATGTATTATTTAGTGATTGAAAACCACGAAGCCGGAGATAAGGAAATCAAACAATTCTTGATGGTTGCCGGTGAAATAGGTAGTATTTTCAAGAAAGGTTCCACTATATCAGCAGCGATGGGCGGTTGTCAGGCCGAGATCGGGGTTTCCTCTTCTATGGCAGCAGCGGCTTTATGCGAATTAATGGGCGGAACACCCGAGCAGGTTTTAATGGCAGCCGAAATTGCCATGGAACATCATCTTGGAATGACCTGTGACCCAATTGGCGGATTAGTGCAAATACCGTGTATTGAACGCAACACTATGGGCGCCATCAAAGCTATTAATGCTGCGGAATTAGCCTTAGCCACCGATCCCGAAAATGCAAAAGTTCCCTTAGACAAAGTAGTGGAAACCATGTGGCAAACTGCCAAAGACATGAACAACAAATACAAAGAAACTTCCGAAGGTGGTCTGGCAATTGCTGTGAATATGGCGGATTGTTAA
- a CDS encoding response regulator transcription factor: protein MKILLIEDEPQLQQSITQYLEMEGNVVEIASDFSKAESKIALYDYDCILVDITLPKGSGLDLIKEIKDKKSKAGVIIISAKNSLDDKVFGLDLGADDYLPKPFHLSELNSRIKAVIRRKNFDGNIEISVNEIIILPNERRVLVHNKEVILTTKEYDLLLYFVANKNRVVSKGALAEHIWGDNSDRLDNFDFIYNHVKNLRKKLLEKGCEDYLQTIYGIGYNFKTNE from the coding sequence ATGAAAATACTACTTATCGAGGACGAGCCGCAATTACAACAGAGCATTACTCAATATCTTGAAATGGAAGGAAATGTGGTGGAAATTGCTTCCGATTTTTCTAAAGCAGAAAGCAAAATAGCCCTATATGACTATGATTGTATTTTAGTAGATATCACGTTGCCAAAAGGTTCCGGATTAGATTTAATAAAGGAGATAAAAGATAAAAAGTCTAAAGCTGGAGTAATAATTATTTCGGCAAAAAATTCTCTTGACGATAAAGTGTTTGGTTTAGACCTTGGTGCCGATGATTATTTGCCTAAACCTTTTCATTTATCGGAATTGAATTCGCGTATCAAAGCGGTAATTAGAAGAAAAAATTTTGACGGGAATATAGAAATCAGTGTAAACGAAATTATAATTTTGCCCAACGAAAGAAGGGTTTTAGTTCATAATAAAGAAGTTATTTTGACTACAAAAGAGTATGATTTGTTGCTTTATTTTGTGGCCAATAAAAATCGGGTGGTCAGTAAAGGCGCATTAGCCGAACACATTTGGGGAGACAATTCAGATCGATTGGACAATTTTGATTTTATATACAATCATGTCAAAAATTTGCGTAAAAAATTATTAGAAAAGGGATGTGAGGATTATTTACAAACCATTTACGGCATTGGCTATAATTTTAAAACAAACGAATGA
- a CDS encoding sensor histidine kinase: MKLLAKTSLYYLILSIPILILSGFICYHIITAEVNDSNNELLKNRIVVVENYLKENDTVALNLITKSKEAQIEKTLKKQYVNGVKTKYSDTLILDKKENELAVNRMISSLVTIRNNNYQIKIWRSTIEYDELFDGIFYLLLVILCCLFLISMFVNFWVSKTLWKPFYLTVASLKRFRANDNQIPAFAKTSIKEFGELNNSLNAMMDKMIVDYNSQKKFTENASHEIQTPLAVIKSKIDLLIQSKNLQENEVKLIFAIDDACSKLIRLNKSLLLLTKIENRYFKTTEMVSFENIVDSSLVFFEDHIDANKIEITKNIESDFCVLMNPDLCLILVNNLLQNAIRHNSKGGKIEILMEKNKFVISNLGKNKPIDNQLFERFQKNTDSHESLGLGLSIAKEIAEVNGLSLDYLFSDGKHSFILSLAKNIDSK; encoded by the coding sequence ATGAAATTATTAGCTAAAACCAGTTTATATTATTTGATTTTGAGTATTCCGATATTAATTTTATCGGGATTTATTTGTTACCATATCATTACCGCGGAGGTAAATGACAGTAACAATGAACTTTTGAAAAATCGGATTGTTGTCGTCGAAAATTATTTGAAGGAAAATGATACGGTTGCTTTAAACTTAATTACAAAAAGTAAAGAAGCCCAAATAGAAAAAACTTTAAAAAAACAGTATGTAAATGGGGTTAAAACGAAGTATTCGGATACATTAATTCTTGATAAAAAAGAAAATGAGTTAGCAGTCAATAGGATGATTTCATCCCTTGTTACCATAAGAAACAATAATTATCAAATTAAAATTTGGCGAAGCACAATAGAATATGATGAATTATTTGATGGTATATTTTATTTGTTGCTTGTTATTTTATGCTGTCTTTTTTTGATTTCAATGTTTGTGAATTTTTGGGTTTCAAAAACTTTATGGAAACCATTTTACCTAACCGTAGCTTCGTTAAAAAGGTTTCGCGCAAACGACAACCAAATTCCAGCTTTCGCTAAAACCTCCATAAAAGAATTTGGAGAATTAAATAATTCGCTTAATGCGATGATGGATAAAATGATTGTTGATTATAACAGTCAGAAGAAATTTACCGAAAATGCTTCACACGAAATACAAACGCCTTTAGCAGTTATAAAATCAAAGATTGATTTACTGATCCAATCTAAAAATTTACAGGAAAATGAAGTAAAATTAATTTTTGCGATTGATGATGCCTGCTCGAAATTAATTCGACTTAATAAATCACTTTTATTACTTACTAAAATTGAGAATAGGTATTTCAAAACCACAGAAATGGTTTCTTTTGAAAATATTGTAGATAGTTCCTTAGTCTTTTTTGAAGATCATATTGATGCCAATAAAATCGAGATAACAAAAAATATTGAAAGTGACTTTTGTGTTTTAATGAATCCAGACTTGTGTTTGATACTTGTTAATAATTTATTGCAAAATGCAATTCGACATAATAGTAAGGGTGGTAAAATCGAAATTTTAATGGAGAAAAATAAATTTGTAATTTCTAATTTAGGAAAAAACAAACCAATTGACAACCAGTTATTTGAACGCTTCCAGAAAAATACTGATTCACACGAATCTTTGGGTTTAGGATTGTCTATCGCTAAAGAAATTGCTGAAGTTAATGGGTTGTCATTAGATTATCTATTCTCCGATGGCAAACACAGTTTTATCCTTTCTTTAGCTAAAAATATTGATTCGAAATAA
- a CDS encoding PepSY-like domain-containing protein has protein sequence MKKLLMIMSIVFICSCAFAGTPPGAVKKAFAKKFPTATKVSWGVEGPKEWEAEFTLEGNKISANFSEDGTWLETEREIKAVDLPKAVLASVKSKYSDWKIAEADKTETSKHGTIYEVDLKKGMKSKSLAFKEDGMSIKE, from the coding sequence ATGAAAAAATTATTAATGATTATGTCAATTGTATTCATATGCAGTTGTGCATTTGCAGGTACTCCACCGGGAGCAGTAAAAAAAGCGTTCGCTAAAAAATTTCCTACTGCTACAAAAGTAAGTTGGGGAGTTGAAGGTCCAAAAGAATGGGAGGCAGAATTTACATTAGAAGGAAATAAGATTTCTGCTAATTTTTCAGAAGATGGAACTTGGTTGGAAACCGAAAGAGAAATTAAAGCTGTTGATTTGCCAAAAGCTGTTTTAGCATCGGTAAAATCGAAATATAGTGATTGGAAAATTGCAGAAGCTGACAAAACAGAAACCTCGAAACATGGGACTATTTATGAAGTAGATTTAAAAAAAGGAATGAAGAGTAAAAGTCTTGCATTTAAAGAAGACGGTATGTCGATAAAAGAATAA
- a CDS encoding YncE family protein has protein sequence MKKILLSFIIIVSIANTYSQTFKVANKINIAGDEGWDYMAVDDVNQHLFVSHGSVVNVIDLKSDKTIATIPDTKGVHGIAVANDLNKAFISNGKDNSITVVNLKTFELIEKVKIAGIKPDAILYDQFSRKVFVYNAMSKDATVIDAKTNKVIKTIALGGKPEFSVTNNKGLIYVNIEDKNQIKTIDATSLKVVNTWSIAPGDEPSGLAIDLKTNRLFSVCGNKLMMVSDAKTGKIIKTLPIGDGCDGVAFDAEKQLVFSSNGEGTITVVKEKNANSFSVLETVKTQKGARTIALNKTTHQLYLPTAEFGTKPEPTAENPKPRAGITPNSFTVLVVENKSK, from the coding sequence ATGAAAAAAATACTGCTATCATTTATAATTATTGTTTCTATTGCTAACACTTACAGTCAAACTTTTAAAGTTGCTAATAAAATCAATATCGCCGGGGATGAAGGCTGGGATTATATGGCAGTCGACGACGTAAATCAGCATTTGTTCGTTTCCCACGGAAGTGTTGTAAACGTGATTGATTTAAAATCAGATAAAACAATAGCTACCATTCCGGATACAAAAGGAGTTCATGGTATTGCGGTTGCAAATGACTTGAATAAAGCATTTATTAGCAATGGAAAAGACAATTCTATTACGGTTGTTAATTTGAAAACATTTGAATTAATAGAAAAAGTGAAAATTGCAGGAATTAAACCAGATGCTATTTTATACGATCAATTTTCTCGAAAAGTGTTTGTTTACAATGCCATGAGCAAAGATGCCACGGTTATTGATGCTAAAACAAATAAAGTGATTAAAACAATTGCACTTGGCGGAAAACCGGAGTTTTCGGTAACCAATAATAAAGGTTTGATTTACGTAAATATTGAAGATAAAAATCAAATTAAAACAATAGATGCTACCTCCTTAAAAGTGGTAAACACTTGGAGTATAGCGCCCGGTGACGAACCATCAGGATTAGCAATAGACTTAAAAACAAACAGATTGTTTTCGGTTTGTGGTAATAAATTAATGATGGTTTCAGATGCTAAAACTGGTAAAATAATCAAAACTTTACCTATTGGCGATGGTTGTGATGGTGTAGCTTTTGATGCTGAAAAACAACTTGTTTTCAGCTCTAATGGCGAAGGAACTATAACTGTTGTAAAGGAAAAAAACGCCAATTCTTTTTCAGTTCTTGAAACTGTTAAAACTCAAAAAGGAGCCCGAACAATTGCATTGAATAAAACAACACATCAACTGTATTTGCCAACCGCTGAATTTGGAACAAAGCCAGAACCAACCGCTGAAAATCCAAAACCAAGAGCTGGAATTACACCTAATTCTTTTACAGTTTTAGTTGTCGAAAATAAGAGTAAATAG
- a CDS encoding TolC family protein, translating to MKFTILLIVFLSFFKSFSQEKDLNYFLEKAQNNSPLIKDYKNQIKSVAIDSLLFRATRKPQVSGNLNANYAPIINGFGYDAALSNEHTVSGLVGVNQKIIGKNQINSQYETFEILKKGLVLNQKVALKDLNKAIIAQYISASGSSEQIGYNKKLAILLKEETDILKKLTQNSIYKQTDYLIFSATVKQQELVLLQLKQQYQNDLALLNYLSGETDTTFVNLKKPEIALKSTKSSDKIIFLKQFEVDSLKLQNQNKLIDNGYKPSLSLLGDAGYLSSFTNQAYKNFGFSAGLGLSIPIFDGNQRSLQHQKNETALSTNWAYKNNFNKQYKQQLLMLNQKLKQAKDIENQLQSQLKITDALIEANKKLLLTGDAQITEYIIAVGNLITIKNAITQNNTSKLQIINEINYWSFND from the coding sequence ATGAAATTTACCATTTTACTTATCGTTTTTTTGAGTTTTTTTAAATCCTTTTCGCAAGAGAAGGATTTAAATTATTTTCTTGAAAAAGCACAAAACAATTCTCCATTAATCAAAGATTATAAAAACCAAATTAAATCGGTAGCCATTGATAGTTTGTTGTTTAGAGCTACTAGAAAACCACAGGTTTCAGGGAATTTGAATGCGAATTATGCTCCCATTATTAATGGTTTTGGCTATGACGCCGCTTTGAGTAATGAGCATACTGTTTCAGGTTTAGTGGGCGTTAATCAGAAGATAATTGGAAAAAATCAAATCAATTCTCAATATGAAACCTTCGAAATATTGAAAAAAGGCTTGGTTTTGAATCAAAAAGTAGCACTGAAAGATTTGAATAAGGCCATCATTGCCCAATATATTTCGGCTTCCGGAAGTTCGGAACAAATTGGTTATAACAAGAAACTTGCAATTCTTTTAAAAGAAGAAACTGATATTCTAAAAAAACTCACTCAAAACTCTATTTATAAACAAACGGATTATTTAATTTTTAGTGCCACGGTAAAGCAACAGGAACTGGTTTTATTGCAATTGAAACAGCAATACCAAAACGATTTGGCTTTATTGAATTATCTTTCGGGAGAAACAGATACGACTTTTGTCAATTTGAAAAAGCCTGAAATTGCTTTAAAAAGTACTAAATCTTCGGATAAAATTATATTTCTGAAACAATTTGAAGTGGATAGCCTGAAACTTCAAAATCAGAATAAATTAATTGATAATGGTTATAAACCTTCTTTATCTTTATTGGGCGATGCAGGATATTTATCAAGTTTTACGAATCAAGCATATAAAAATTTTGGATTTAGTGCAGGTTTAGGATTGTCAATTCCTATTTTTGATGGCAATCAGCGTAGTTTGCAACATCAAAAAAATGAGACCGCTTTATCAACAAATTGGGCTTACAAAAACAATTTCAACAAGCAATACAAGCAACAATTATTGATGCTGAACCAGAAATTGAAGCAGGCGAAAGATATTGAAAATCAATTGCAATCCCAACTTAAAATCACAGATGCTTTAATAGAAGCCAACAAGAAATTGTTGCTTACCGGTGATGCTCAAATCACAGAATATATTATTGCGGTTGGCAATTTAATCACCATAAAAAATGCCATTACACAAAATAACACCAGCAAACTTCAAATCATTAATGAAATTAATTACTGGAGTTTTAACGATTAA
- a CDS encoding efflux RND transporter periplasmic adaptor subunit, with amino-acid sequence MKLITGVLTINYMTKPILFFTLFLLFFASCKDNNAAEKVIDARIPVTLTNIDTSTIESYVDLNATATYLVKNVIKANATGYLNSVNVASNDYVSKGTALFSIKTREAKVLGNTINKIDPTLNFGGAIRVRANTNGFVTAVNVQQGDYVQDGDALATINDSNSFAIVLSLPYELKKQVTIGKEFIVLLPDSSSIKAVAQKFMPTVDAASQTQNVVLKIIGKHDIPENLIVKVRINKSSGSKNISLPKAAVLSDETETDFWIMKLINDSTAIKIPIEKGIETDDKVEIVSPVLTQDDKILLTGNYGVSDTIKVKVNRK; translated from the coding sequence ATGAAATTAATTACTGGAGTTTTAACGATTAATTATATGACAAAACCGATACTTTTTTTCACCCTATTTTTACTTTTTTTTGCATCCTGCAAAGATAATAACGCGGCCGAAAAAGTCATAGACGCAAGAATCCCAGTTACTTTAACCAATATTGATACTAGTACAATTGAAAGTTATGTCGACTTGAATGCAACCGCAACTTATTTAGTAAAAAACGTCATAAAAGCAAACGCTACCGGTTATTTGAATTCAGTTAATGTGGCTTCAAATGATTATGTTTCAAAGGGGACAGCGTTATTTTCGATAAAAACTCGCGAAGCAAAAGTATTAGGAAATACAATTAACAAGATAGATCCAACGCTGAACTTTGGCGGAGCCATTAGAGTAAGAGCCAACACAAACGGTTTTGTTACAGCGGTTAATGTGCAGCAAGGGGATTATGTTCAGGATGGTGATGCCTTAGCAACAATCAATGACAGTAATAGTTTTGCCATCGTTTTGAGTTTACCTTATGAATTGAAAAAACAAGTTACCATTGGTAAAGAATTCATCGTTTTACTTCCGGACAGTTCTTCGATAAAAGCAGTAGCTCAAAAATTTATGCCAACAGTTGATGCGGCCTCTCAAACACAAAATGTAGTATTGAAAATTATTGGGAAACACGATATTCCCGAGAATTTAATTGTAAAAGTCAGAATTAACAAATCATCAGGTTCAAAAAATATTTCGTTACCAAAAGCAGCTGTTTTGAGTGATGAAACGGAAACTGATTTTTGGATTATGAAATTGATTAACGATTCCACGGCCATAAAAATTCCAATCGAAAAAGGAATTGAAACAGACGATAAAGTAGAAATAGTGTCGCCTGTTTTGACACAGGATGATAAAATTTTGCTTACCGGAAATTATGGTGTTTCCGATACTATTAAAGTTAAGGTGAATAGAAAATAA